In Bacillus sp. KH172YL63, one genomic interval encodes:
- the codY gene encoding GTP-sensing pleiotropic transcriptional regulator CodY — protein MNLLGKTRTINAMLQKAAGKPVNFKEMSETLSKVIEANVFVVSRRGKLLGYAINQQIENERMKQMLADRQFPEEYTQNLFNISETSPNLDVNSEYTAFPVENREFFKNGLTTIVPIIGGGERLGTLILARLEASFEDDDLILAEYGATVVGMEILREKAEEIEVEARSKAVVQMAISSLSYSELEAIEHIFEELDGNEGLLVASKIADRVGITRSVIVNALRKLESAGVIESRSLGMKGTYIKVLNNKFLVELDKLRTN, from the coding sequence ATGAATTTATTAGGTAAAACAAGAACAATCAATGCAATGTTGCAAAAAGCTGCGGGTAAACCGGTTAATTTCAAAGAAATGTCTGAAACCCTGAGCAAGGTGATCGAAGCGAATGTATTCGTCGTGAGCCGCAGAGGTAAATTACTTGGATATGCAATCAATCAACAAATTGAAAATGAGCGTATGAAACAAATGTTGGCTGATCGTCAATTCCCGGAAGAGTATACGCAAAATCTTTTCAATATCAGTGAAACTTCACCAAACCTGGATGTAAACAGCGAATATACTGCATTCCCGGTGGAGAACAGAGAGTTCTTCAAAAACGGTCTTACAACGATCGTACCGATCATCGGTGGGGGAGAAAGACTTGGAACATTGATCCTTGCGCGCCTTGAAGCAAGCTTCGAGGATGATGACCTTATCCTTGCAGAGTATGGTGCGACAGTTGTTGGAATGGAAATCCTTCGTGAGAAAGCTGAAGAAATCGAAGTGGAAGCACGAAGCAAAGCTGTAGTCCAAATGGCGATCAGTTCATTATCTTACAGTGAGCTTGAAGCAATCGAGCACATCTTTGAAGAACTTGATGGAAATGAAGGACTTTTAGTCGCTTCTAAAATTGCCGACAGAGTCGGAATTACCCGTTCTGTCATCGTCAATGCACTCCGCAAGCTGGAAAGTGCCGGAGTGATCGAATCACGTTCACTTGGAATGAAAGGAACATACATCAAAGTATTGAACAACAAGTTCCTTGTTGAATTGGATAAGTTACGTACAAATTAA
- the flgB gene encoding flagellar basal body rod protein FlgB: MKLFSNTFSTLERGMDYASLNQKVISQNIANVDTPKYKAKTVEFKSVLDQSVKQLEAKRTDQRHFSFQYGDQHPAVKTKTSQYNHNGNGVDLDQEMSEMATNQIYFNALTDRLNGKFNSLQTVVRGGK; encoded by the coding sequence GTGAAACTTTTTTCCAACACGTTTTCGACACTCGAAAGAGGAATGGATTACGCCTCTTTAAATCAAAAGGTCATTTCCCAGAATATCGCAAATGTCGATACTCCGAAATATAAAGCCAAAACAGTGGAATTTAAGTCGGTTTTAGATCAATCAGTAAAACAATTAGAAGCAAAACGTACGGATCAGCGTCACTTTTCTTTTCAATACGGTGATCAGCATCCCGCCGTCAAAACGAAAACATCCCAATACAACCATAATGGGAACGGTGTTGATTTGGATCAGGAGATGTCTGAAATGGCGACGAACCAGATTTATTTTAATGCGTTGACGGACCGATTAAACGGAAAGTTTAATAGTCTGCAAACCGTCGTAAGGGGAGGTAAATAA
- the flgC gene encoding flagellar basal body rod protein FlgC, with the protein MGMFTGMNTTSSALTAQRLRMDVISSNMANVDTTRGKLVDGEWQPYKRKSVVISPNENQFTSFLNQAMKSGGNQSVGSGVKVSKIIDDEETPFKMVYDPEHPDANEDGFVQMPNVDPLREMVDLISATRSYEANVTVFNANKAMLMKSLEIGK; encoded by the coding sequence ATGGGCATGTTCACTGGAATGAATACAACTTCTTCAGCCCTCACCGCCCAGCGCTTAAGGATGGATGTCATTTCATCCAATATGGCCAATGTGGACACGACAAGGGGGAAGCTCGTCGACGGAGAATGGCAGCCGTATAAACGGAAGTCGGTCGTCATTTCTCCGAATGAGAATCAATTCACATCATTCCTCAATCAGGCAATGAAAAGTGGAGGGAACCAATCGGTCGGCAGTGGAGTGAAGGTATCTAAAATCATAGATGACGAAGAAACTCCTTTTAAGATGGTGTATGATCCTGAACACCCTGATGCGAATGAAGACGGCTTCGTTCAAATGCCAAACGTAGATCCATTGCGGGAGATGGTGGATCTCATCTCTGCGACCAGATCATATGAAGCCAATGTGACGGTATTCAATGCAAATAAAGCTATGTTGATGAAGTCATTAGAAATCGGTAAATAA
- the fliE gene encoding flagellar hook-basal body complex protein FliE: MALHNISSVNPAAISPSVTKKNITPSEATGSFSQLLKQSIDEVNKMQVQSDQLTEKLVRGENVDLHQVMIASQKASITLQTTMEVRNKVVEAYQEIMRMPM, encoded by the coding sequence ATGGCACTACATAATATCAGTTCGGTCAATCCGGCAGCTATTAGTCCGTCAGTCACAAAAAAAAATATCACTCCATCGGAAGCCACCGGGAGTTTCAGTCAATTATTAAAGCAATCGATAGACGAAGTGAATAAGATGCAAGTCCAATCAGATCAACTGACCGAGAAATTGGTCCGGGGAGAAAACGTCGATCTGCATCAGGTGATGATTGCGTCACAAAAGGCAAGCATCACTTTACAAACAACTATGGAAGTACGCAATAAAGTAGTCGAAGCCTATCAGGAAATAATGAGAATGCCAATGTAG
- the fliF gene encoding flagellar basal-body MS-ring/collar protein FliF, translated as MNESFKKFTEQIKSFWASKSKKQKITMGAIFLISVILISVVSFFATRTTLVPLYSNLSPSETGTIKENLDGRGIPSQISDGGTTIMVPKEQVDTLKVELAAEGIPNSGSIDYTFFSQNAGFGMTDNEFNVMKLDAMQTEIAQLIKGIDGIQDAKVMINLPEKQVFLNDDVQNASASIVLNTKPGFNFDQKQIKSLYHLVSKSVPDLPTDNIVIMNQFFEYFDLDSQNHSLGGSNVADQMNIKKEVERDIQRQVQNMLGTLIGFNKVVVSVTTDIDFTQEKRKEDIVKPVDEENIEGIAVSAQRITETFSGEGANPGGTAGAGDANEPTNSGVTYGSGSESNGDYERMEETINNEVNRIHSEIVESPYKIRDLGIQVMVEPPNADDVNSLPQDRVDDIRQVLSTIVRTSIDKDANPELTEDALEDKVVVSVQPFNGKVDVTAEAKPFLPWWTYVIGGVLLVVILLLVLFLLRSRKKAQAEEIEIEELKEPIEIPEIEQKEETEGSIRRKQLERMAKDKPEEFAKLLRTWLTED; from the coding sequence ATGAATGAATCGTTTAAGAAATTCACAGAACAGATAAAGTCTTTTTGGGCAAGTAAATCGAAGAAGCAAAAAATCACAATGGGAGCCATCTTTCTGATTTCAGTCATACTGATCAGCGTTGTGAGTTTCTTTGCGACGAGGACGACACTCGTTCCCTTGTATAGTAACCTATCGCCCTCTGAGACCGGAACGATCAAAGAAAACCTTGATGGAAGGGGGATCCCTTCCCAAATATCAGATGGCGGTACGACCATCATGGTTCCGAAAGAGCAGGTAGATACACTGAAGGTTGAATTGGCAGCAGAGGGAATCCCTAATTCAGGGAGCATAGATTATACATTTTTCAGCCAGAATGCCGGTTTCGGGATGACTGATAATGAATTCAATGTCATGAAGCTCGATGCCATGCAGACAGAAATCGCCCAGCTGATCAAAGGAATAGATGGGATCCAGGATGCAAAAGTCATGATCAATCTGCCGGAAAAACAGGTGTTTTTGAATGACGATGTTCAAAATGCTTCAGCATCCATCGTGTTGAACACCAAGCCCGGGTTTAACTTTGATCAAAAGCAGATCAAATCACTGTATCATCTCGTATCGAAAAGTGTTCCGGATCTTCCTACAGATAATATCGTCATCATGAACCAATTTTTTGAGTATTTTGATTTAGATTCTCAAAATCATTCTTTGGGAGGCAGCAATGTTGCCGATCAGATGAACATAAAAAAAGAAGTCGAGCGTGATATTCAGCGTCAAGTGCAGAACATGCTCGGTACGTTGATCGGGTTTAACAAGGTTGTTGTATCGGTTACGACCGATATTGACTTTACACAGGAAAAGCGGAAAGAAGACATCGTTAAGCCGGTCGATGAAGAGAATATTGAAGGAATCGCAGTGAGCGCACAGCGAATCACAGAAACGTTCTCCGGTGAGGGTGCAAATCCTGGAGGGACGGCCGGTGCCGGGGACGCAAATGAACCGACCAACAGTGGCGTGACCTATGGGTCTGGTTCTGAATCAAACGGTGATTATGAACGAATGGAAGAAACGATCAACAATGAAGTGAATCGCATTCATTCAGAAATCGTTGAAAGTCCATATAAAATCAGGGACCTGGGGATTCAGGTTATGGTGGAACCACCGAACGCGGACGACGTGAACTCACTGCCCCAGGACCGGGTGGATGATATCCGCCAAGTCCTATCTACAATCGTCCGGACGTCGATTGACAAGGATGCCAATCCGGAATTGACCGAGGATGCGCTTGAAGATAAGGTCGTGGTTTCTGTTCAGCCATTTAACGGGAAAGTGGATGTCACGGCTGAAGCAAAACCTTTCCTGCCTTGGTGGACATATGTGATCGGTGGCGTCCTGTTGGTCGTCATCCTGCTATTAGTATTATTCTTGTTGCGTTCGAGAAAGAAAGCTCAGGCAGAAGAAATTGAAATAGAAGAATTGAAAGAACCGATAGAAATACCGGAGATCGAACAGAAAGAAGAAACCGAAGGCTCGATCCGGCGGAAACAGCTTGAAAGAATGGCGAAAGATAAACCTGAAGAATTTGCGAAATTATTACGCACATGGTTAACAGAGGATTAG
- the fliG gene encoding flagellar motor switch protein FliG, with translation MGRKEKDLTGKQKAAILLISLGPDVSASVYKHLSEEEIEKLTLEISGVKKVETEAKEGILEEFHNIAIAQDYISQGGIGYAKTVLEKALGSEQASAIINRLTSSLQVKPFDFARRADAAQILNFIQNEHPQTIALILSYLDPQQAGQILSELPQEVQADIARRIALMDGTSPEVISEVEAILERKLSATVTQDYTQTGGVEAVVEVLNGVDRSTEKTILDALEIQDPELAEEIKKRMFVFEDIVTLDGRSIQRVIRDCDNEDLLLSLKVSSDEVKEVVFRNMSNRMVETLKEEMEFMGPVRLRDVEEAQSRIVGVIRRLEDSGEIIIARGGGDDIIV, from the coding sequence ATGGGAAGAAAAGAGAAAGACTTAACAGGTAAACAAAAGGCAGCCATCCTCCTGATTTCTCTTGGTCCAGATGTTTCTGCGTCTGTTTATAAGCATTTATCAGAAGAAGAAATCGAAAAACTCACATTGGAGATTTCCGGTGTGAAAAAGGTAGAGACGGAAGCGAAAGAAGGGATCCTTGAAGAATTTCACAATATCGCGATTGCGCAGGACTATATCTCCCAAGGGGGTATCGGCTACGCAAAGACAGTATTGGAAAAGGCGCTCGGCTCTGAACAGGCGTCGGCTATCATCAATCGCCTGACGTCATCCTTACAGGTAAAGCCATTTGATTTTGCGAGGAGGGCAGATGCTGCTCAAATCCTTAATTTCATTCAAAATGAACATCCGCAAACGATCGCTTTGATCCTTTCATACCTGGATCCGCAGCAGGCTGGACAAATCCTGTCAGAACTTCCACAGGAAGTACAGGCGGATATTGCGAGGAGAATCGCACTCATGGACGGTACTTCCCCGGAAGTCATCAGTGAGGTGGAAGCGATATTGGAAAGGAAGCTTTCAGCCACTGTCACTCAGGACTATACACAAACAGGCGGAGTAGAAGCTGTTGTGGAAGTGCTGAATGGAGTCGACCGTTCAACAGAGAAGACGATTCTGGATGCCTTAGAAATCCAGGATCCCGAATTGGCAGAAGAAATCAAAAAGAGAATGTTCGTATTCGAAGACATCGTCACGCTCGATGGCCGTTCGATTCAACGTGTTATCCGTGATTGTGATAATGAGGACCTGCTTCTGTCACTTAAAGTATCAAGTGATGAAGTCAAAGAAGTGGTATTCAGAAATATGTCCAACCGGATGGTTGAGACGCTTAAAGAAGAAATGGAATTCATGGGTCCTGTCCGATTGCGTGATGTGGAAGAAGCTCAGTCACGGATTGTAGGAGTCATCAGGCGCTTAGAGGATTCAGGTGAAATCATCATTGCCCGTGGTGGAGGAGACGATATTATTGTCTAG
- the fliH gene encoding flagellar assembly protein FliH yields MSRIIKSTVTQRHEDNRKVIGLKSVKPIAEPSSAGEHSFQGPSGAEVLEDAKNEARQIIQAAENQSREMKEQLALEREQWVIEREQLMQEAYNAGFLQGEEEGRNKGYGEYHQRLLEANEINERNKQLYEDYIQRAEKVILNLGIACAEKIINQQLEENPGQFLSIVERGLKEVRDLPHIQIHVHPSRHALLINHKSELEAVFPADVQCYIYANDDLETQECFIETNQGRVLVSVDSQLKELKLKLSHLLEGETE; encoded by the coding sequence TTGTCTAGAATCATTAAATCTACCGTAACTCAGAGACATGAAGACAACAGGAAAGTCATAGGTCTGAAAAGTGTCAAACCGATTGCTGAACCATCCTCGGCAGGCGAACACTCGTTTCAAGGACCGAGCGGTGCAGAGGTGCTTGAAGATGCAAAAAATGAAGCACGGCAAATCATCCAGGCGGCAGAGAACCAAAGCCGGGAGATGAAGGAGCAATTGGCCCTTGAACGGGAGCAGTGGGTCATCGAACGGGAACAGCTTATGCAGGAAGCTTATAACGCTGGATTCCTTCAGGGGGAAGAGGAAGGAAGAAACAAAGGATATGGTGAATATCATCAGCGTTTATTGGAAGCGAACGAGATAAATGAGCGGAATAAACAATTGTATGAAGACTATATCCAAAGAGCAGAAAAAGTCATTTTAAACCTTGGCATTGCCTGCGCAGAGAAAATCATAAATCAACAGCTTGAGGAAAACCCTGGACAATTCCTTTCCATTGTGGAAAGGGGATTGAAGGAAGTAAGGGATTTACCTCATATCCAGATCCATGTCCACCCTTCAAGGCATGCACTGCTCATCAACCATAAATCTGAACTCGAAGCGGTGTTTCCCGCAGATGTTCAATGCTATATATATGCCAATGACGATCTCGAGACCCAGGAATGTTTCATAGAAACAAACCAGGGCAGGGTTCTCGTCAGTGTCGATTCTCAATTGAAAGAATTAAAGCTCAAACTTTCACACCTGCTTGAAGGTGAAACAGAATGA
- the fliI gene encoding flagellar protein export ATPase FliI, which translates to MKAADLIQHIPHIPTYKKYGKVKRVVGLMIESQGPESSVGEVCRIHISSRGKQKMILAEVVGFNDDLVILMPYTNMQDISPGSLVEATSKPLEIKIGPSLIGKVIDSLGHPLDGSGLPSGLSTAYTEQDPPNPLSRPPIDEKMEVGVKAIDSMLTVGKGQRVGIFAGSGVGKSTLLGMIARNTKADINVIALIGERGREVREFIERDLGEEGLKRTIVVAATSDQPALMRIKGAFTATAIAEYFRDRGMNVMLMMDSATRVAMAQREIGLAVGEPPTTKGYTPSVFAILPKLLERTGTNLNGSITAFYTVLVDGDDLNEPISDTVRGILDGHIVLDREIANRGQFPAINVLKSVSRLMNHLASGEHLEAATRIRGLLSTYMNSEDLIQIGAYKKGTSREIDEAIQFYPSIISFLKQGVYEQISLPASVDELMKLSNKGG; encoded by the coding sequence ATGAAGGCAGCCGATCTTATACAGCATATCCCACATATCCCAACCTACAAGAAATACGGTAAAGTGAAACGTGTCGTAGGACTGATGATCGAGTCACAGGGACCGGAAAGTTCCGTTGGCGAGGTGTGCAGGATCCATATTTCCTCCCGTGGGAAACAGAAGATGATATTAGCGGAAGTTGTAGGGTTCAATGATGATTTGGTGATCCTCATGCCATACACGAACATGCAGGATATTTCACCTGGAAGCTTAGTGGAAGCTACCTCAAAGCCACTTGAAATCAAGATAGGGCCGTCTCTCATCGGAAAGGTGATCGATTCCCTCGGTCATCCTCTTGATGGCAGCGGGCTTCCATCAGGACTGAGTACAGCTTATACCGAACAGGACCCCCCCAATCCGTTATCCAGGCCCCCCATTGATGAAAAAATGGAGGTTGGGGTCAAGGCGATCGACAGCATGCTCACTGTAGGCAAAGGACAGAGAGTCGGAATATTTGCCGGAAGCGGGGTAGGGAAAAGCACCTTGCTCGGCATGATTGCACGGAACACGAAAGCGGATATCAATGTGATCGCGCTGATCGGTGAGCGGGGCAGGGAAGTGAGGGAGTTCATTGAAAGAGACCTGGGTGAGGAAGGCTTGAAGCGGACGATCGTCGTAGCCGCCACAAGTGATCAACCAGCGCTCATGAGGATTAAAGGAGCTTTCACTGCCACGGCGATCGCAGAATATTTCCGCGATCGGGGAATGAATGTCATGCTCATGATGGATTCGGCAACACGGGTAGCCATGGCACAGAGGGAAATCGGCCTGGCGGTAGGGGAGCCCCCTACGACGAAAGGGTATACCCCTTCTGTGTTTGCCATATTGCCTAAGCTGCTGGAAAGGACCGGGACGAATCTCAACGGCAGTATTACAGCTTTTTACACGGTGCTGGTGGATGGCGATGACTTGAACGAACCCATCTCTGACACGGTGAGGGGAATACTCGACGGACATATCGTGTTGGACAGGGAAATTGCCAACAGAGGTCAATTCCCTGCGATCAACGTGCTGAAAAGTGTCAGTCGACTGATGAATCATTTAGCCTCAGGGGAACACCTCGAAGCGGCGACAAGAATAAGGGGGTTGCTGAGTACGTATATGAACTCAGAAGACCTTATCCAGATCGGGGCATATAAAAAGGGGACTTCCAGGGAAATCGATGAAGCAATTCAATTTTATCCAAGCATCATTTCCTTCCTGAAACAAGGCGTTTATGAACAAATTTCCCTTCCAGCGAGTGTTGATGAACTTATGAAGCTATCGAATAAAGGTGGATGA
- the fliJ gene encoding flagellar export protein FliJ: MSYQYKFQRILTLKEREKDEVQELFKGSIEKFETVAGKLYEFLKKKETLEQHQENKLQGGLSVQDIRHHQQFITNLEKTISYYQDLVIQARNRMNWYEEKLVDMNVEVKKYEKMKEKDFHLFLQNIKHDENKQLDEVSVAQYLKRGVR; this comes from the coding sequence ATGAGTTATCAATATAAGTTTCAAAGAATCTTGACGTTAAAGGAAAGAGAAAAGGACGAGGTTCAAGAGTTATTTAAAGGTTCAATCGAAAAATTCGAAACGGTTGCCGGGAAACTGTATGAATTCCTCAAAAAGAAGGAAACCCTTGAGCAGCATCAGGAAAACAAGCTGCAGGGAGGCTTGTCAGTCCAGGATATCCGGCACCATCAGCAGTTCATCACAAACCTTGAAAAAACCATATCCTACTATCAAGATCTGGTTATCCAAGCGAGGAACCGGATGAACTGGTACGAAGAAAAATTGGTTGATATGAATGTAGAAGTGAAGAAATACGAAAAAATGAAGGAGAAAGATTTTCATCTCTTTCTTCAAAACATCAAGCATGATGAGAATAAGCAATTGGACGAAGTGTCTGTTGCACAATATTTGAAACGGGGAGTCAGGTAA
- a CDS encoding MotE family protein, protein MAKVIEKEEKESYSRFQKFVFIFLIPLLFAITFALVIMAVAGINVFEKAQTLSSDIPFLSKVMPSQDEAEREQLQEKMISLKASIEDQEAKITQLQSEIEKKDSENEQLQANIQQKEEELEELRQIGEENKRAFKEVVNTFEEMSAKSAAPVLLNMNDDEAMKILSSIKPDTLADILEKMPPADAARYTELLSTEDER, encoded by the coding sequence ATGGCAAAGGTTATTGAAAAGGAAGAGAAAGAATCATACAGCCGCTTCCAAAAATTCGTTTTTATCTTCTTGATTCCTCTCTTATTTGCCATCACCTTCGCACTTGTCATCATGGCTGTTGCAGGAATCAATGTCTTTGAGAAAGCACAAACACTCAGTTCAGACATTCCTTTCTTATCAAAAGTCATGCCTTCACAGGATGAAGCGGAAAGGGAGCAGCTGCAGGAGAAAATGATTTCGCTGAAGGCATCCATCGAGGATCAGGAAGCAAAAATCACGCAGCTTCAAAGCGAAATTGAAAAAAAAGACAGCGAGAATGAACAGCTTCAGGCTAATATCCAACAAAAGGAAGAGGAGCTTGAAGAACTGAGGCAGATTGGGGAAGAAAATAAAAGGGCATTCAAAGAAGTGGTGAATACCTTTGAAGAAATGTCTGCCAAAAGTGCAGCACCGGTCCTTCTGAATATGAATGATGATGAAGCGATGAAAATACTCTCAAGCATTAAACCGGATACACTGGCTGATATTTTAGAAAAGATGCCGCCGGCTGACGCAGCGAGGTATACAGAGCTACTTTCTACCGAAGACGAAAGGTGA
- a CDS encoding flagellar hook-length control protein FliK, translated as MDMTIGPQGISPQVQGLKGPKVDNKDIQGFSQQLLGFISNQQSKGNAEKAGDLPLLFNLAGIFQATDLEELGLSANQISELSKIEGMDLNQIADILGMDLEGMKSLFSDLQSLLMPAGERNPPETEDEPYELLLGFMQLLQYSFQQKGTGGQLQDSGRKGLEEIITLAKVMELVAKPRDLHVSEASKMTELKELVKLLQANVDASLTKLTKNWTGAMKDTVVQPSDSDQVIQSTDKKAIHAFQGSNLHFVLPKTESFTMNLSGSGRSVQYEQFVKEFQQILSKAQMTSQPNMSKLLIKLYPEQLGSLRIELLQQNGVMTAKILASTSTAKEMLDSQIQGLKHAFSAQNLQVDKIEVSQALTDMDRQSKGQSQQQSSHEQKNQRNAEQTEQREEDDQSFKDYLVNTEI; from the coding sequence ATGGATATGACGATTGGGCCACAGGGCATCAGCCCGCAAGTGCAAGGATTGAAAGGGCCAAAGGTTGACAATAAAGACATCCAGGGATTTTCACAACAGTTGTTAGGGTTTATCTCGAATCAGCAAAGTAAGGGTAACGCTGAAAAGGCCGGCGATCTTCCGCTGCTTTTTAATCTGGCAGGGATTTTTCAAGCAACAGATCTTGAAGAACTGGGCCTTTCGGCAAACCAGATATCAGAACTCTCCAAAATAGAGGGGATGGACCTGAATCAGATTGCTGACATTCTCGGGATGGATTTGGAAGGGATGAAGTCACTTTTTTCCGACCTTCAATCACTGTTGATGCCTGCTGGAGAGAGAAATCCCCCAGAGACTGAAGATGAACCTTATGAATTGTTGCTCGGTTTTATGCAGCTTTTGCAATATTCCTTTCAGCAGAAGGGGACAGGGGGACAACTTCAGGATAGCGGACGGAAAGGGCTTGAAGAGATCATCACCCTCGCTAAGGTAATGGAATTAGTGGCGAAGCCCCGAGACCTTCATGTGTCTGAAGCTTCTAAAATGACTGAACTGAAAGAGCTGGTGAAGCTTCTCCAGGCTAATGTTGATGCCTCTTTGACAAAATTGACAAAGAATTGGACCGGCGCCATGAAGGATACAGTAGTGCAGCCTTCTGACAGCGACCAGGTCATCCAATCAACCGACAAAAAAGCGATCCATGCCTTTCAAGGAAGCAATCTTCATTTTGTCCTCCCGAAGACGGAAAGCTTTACTATGAATCTGTCTGGATCAGGCCGCAGTGTACAGTATGAACAGTTTGTGAAGGAGTTTCAACAGATCTTGAGCAAGGCTCAAATGACTTCCCAGCCGAATATGAGCAAATTACTCATCAAGCTCTATCCGGAGCAATTGGGCTCCCTGCGGATTGAACTTCTTCAGCAAAACGGTGTCATGACGGCCAAGATCCTGGCGTCGACTTCAACGGCGAAAGAAATGCTAGATTCACAGATACAGGGGCTCAAGCATGCGTTCTCAGCACAAAACCTGCAAGTGGATAAGATTGAAGTATCACAGGCTTTAACAGATATGGACCGGCAATCCAAAGGTCAATCCCAGCAGCAGTCTTCCCACGAACAGAAGAATCAAAGAAACGCTGAGCAGACAGAGCAACGGGAAGAGGACGACCAATCATTTAAAGACTATCTCGTAAATACCGAAATATAG
- the flgD gene encoding flagellar hook assembly protein FlgD, translating into MTKIDPALLYSTVQAKQREGGKDILGKDDFLKILMTQLQNQDPLNPMQDKDFIAQMATFSSLEQMTNLTKTMEKFVDNQNQSQLISYNQFVGKQVTWHKINESNSDDVPEIEEGQGVVKGVRFKGNSVEFIMEDGTILNPGNISQVNEAGAGETSLVNASLLIGKKVTWDNGEGEKSAVVKSVSKKDSEIWIHTETGEKISSKTVNKIES; encoded by the coding sequence ATGACAAAAATTGATCCGGCTTTACTATACTCGACCGTACAGGCGAAACAGCGTGAGGGAGGTAAGGATATTCTCGGGAAAGATGATTTCCTGAAGATCCTGATGACCCAGCTCCAAAATCAAGATCCGTTAAATCCGATGCAGGATAAAGACTTCATTGCCCAGATGGCAACCTTTTCCTCCTTGGAGCAGATGACCAACCTGACAAAGACGATGGAGAAATTTGTTGACAATCAAAATCAGTCCCAGTTGATTTCCTATAATCAATTTGTCGGAAAACAGGTGACCTGGCATAAAATCAATGAGTCAAACTCCGATGATGTCCCTGAAATCGAGGAAGGTCAAGGGGTTGTGAAGGGAGTTCGATTTAAAGGGAACTCAGTGGAATTCATCATGGAGGATGGTACGATCCTGAATCCCGGAAATATCTCGCAGGTGAACGAAGCAGGAGCAGGCGAGACTTCCCTGGTGAATGCATCTCTCCTCATCGGGAAGAAAGTAACCTGGGATAACGGGGAAGGTGAGAAGAGCGCAGTTGTGAAATCCGTCTCGAAAAAAGATTCAGAGATTTGGATCCATACAGAAACAGGAGAGAAGATCTCCAGTAAAACAGTGAATAAAATCGAATCTTAG
- a CDS encoding TIGR02530 family flagellar biosynthesis protein: MEKTFFHRSPQPIIASQQSKAAKPDARPSSSFAVQLDQALQGKPNIQVSKHARIRMEQRGISISPQTWDEIGEKVKEARSKGVKDSLVILNDAALIVSATNKTVITAMDREEARTQIFTNINGTILIDS, encoded by the coding sequence ATGGAAAAGACATTCTTTCATCGATCACCGCAGCCTATCATAGCAAGCCAGCAATCCAAAGCTGCCAAACCCGATGCTCGGCCTTCTTCATCGTTTGCTGTTCAATTGGATCAAGCCCTTCAAGGCAAACCCAATATTCAGGTCAGTAAACATGCAAGAATAAGGATGGAGCAGCGCGGCATCTCCATCTCCCCTCAAACATGGGATGAGATCGGGGAAAAAGTGAAAGAAGCAAGATCCAAGGGCGTCAAGGATTCACTGGTCATATTGAACGATGCGGCATTGATTGTCAGTGCCACAAATAAGACGGTGATCACGGCAATGGACCGGGAAGAAGCAAGGACACAAATCTTTACCAATATAAACGGAACTATATTAATCGATTCATAG